Proteins encoded by one window of Anopheles maculipalpis chromosome 2RL, idAnoMacuDA_375_x, whole genome shotgun sequence:
- the LOC126557954 gene encoding nucleolysin TIAR, which translates to MTDDTYPKTLYVGSLDTSVTEELLCTLFSQMGTVKSCKIIREGTIDPFAFIEYDNHQSAQTALSAMNKRMFLKKEIRVNWATSAGNQPKTDTSQHHHIFVGDLSPEIDTETLREAFAPFGEISNCRIVRDPQTLKSRGYAFVSFVKKAEAENAITIMNGQWLGSRSIRTNWSTRKPPAPRENSKGIKTGKTPGFEEIYNNTSPTNTTVYFGGFPPNAITDELIQKLFAQFGHINDTRVFKDKGYAFIRFASKESAARAIEGIHNSEVQGHPVKCYWGKENGGDVNSNGMNASAIAAAAASGMIGMSMNGIVSPLQPMQPNAAAAAAAAAAAVAQQHSANPQLTQATAAAAAAGAQYPYSAAAYGQMAYWFPGGYPQIQTQYMQQGYYTYPTAYAPAAPQQTGTAGYRMMQPNMAAGWGMQTVPTVATNGAAAAAAAAAAAASSQQPVMYAPLPQFQTQ; encoded by the exons ATGACAGACGATACGTATCCCAAGACACTGTACGTGGGCAGCCTCGACACATCAGTAACGGAGGAGCTGCTATGCACACTGTTCAGTCAGATGGGCACAGTGAAGAGTTGCAAAATTATACGCGAAGGTACGATTGATCCATTCGCTTTTATCGAGTACGATAATCATCAGTCGGCCCAGACGGCACTTTCGGCCATGAACAAGCGCATGTTTCTGAAGAAGGAAATCCGGGTGAACTGGGCAACGAGCGCGGGAAATCAGCCGAAAACGGACACGAGCCAACACCATCACATTTTCGTCGGCGATCTCAGCCCAGAAATTGACACAGAAACGCTGCGGGAAGCGTTCGCGCCATTTGGCGAAATCTCCAACTGTCGCATAGTGCGTGATCCCCAAACGCTCAAATCCAGGGGGTACGCGTTCGTATCGTTTGTGAAGAAGGCCGAGGCAGAAAATGCGATCACTATAATGAACGGTCAATGGCTTGGATCGAGGTCGATCCGAACGAACTGGTCGACACGGAAGCCGCCAGCACCTAGAGAGAACTCTAAAG GAATTAAAACGGGCAAAACACCCGGTTTTGAGGAAATCTACAACAACACCAGCCCAACCAACACGACTGTCTATTTTGGCGGGTTTCCGCCAAATGCAATAACTGACGAGCTGATACAGAAACTTTTCGCACAGTTTGGGCACATCAACGACACGCGAGTGTTCAAAGACAAGGGCTACGCGTTTATCCGGTTTGCGAGCAAAGAATCGGCCGCTCGCGCCATTGAAGGTATACACAACAGCGAGGTTCAGGGACATCCGGTCAAGTGTTACTGGGGCAAGGAGAATGGAGGGGACGTGAACAGTAACGGCATGAACGCATCCGCGATTGCAGCGGCTGCCGCCTCCGGTATGATCGGCATGAGCATGAATGGCATCGTCAGCCCTCTGCAGCCTATGCAGCCGAAtgcggcggctgctgctgctgctgcggctgccgCCGTCGCTCAGCAGCACAGTGCCAATCCACAGCTTACGCAGGCCacggcggcggcggctgcAGCCGGTGCCCAGTATCCTTACTCGGCCGCAGCCTACGGTCAAATGGCGTACTGGTTTCCG GGAGGATACCCACAGATACAGACACAGTACATGCAGCAAGGGTATTACACTTACCCGACCGCCTATGCTCCAGCAGCTCCACAGCAAACTGGTACAGCAG GCTACCGTATGATGCAACCAAACATGGCGGCTGGCTGGGGCATGCAAACCGTCCCGACGGTAGCAACGAATGGtgcggcggcggcagcagcagcagcagcggctgcAGCATCCTCACAGCAACCCGTGATGTATGCACCGTTGCCGCAGTTCCAAACGCAATGA